The Pseudofrankia inefficax genome window below encodes:
- a CDS encoding enoyl-CoA hydratase-related protein, translated as MRTGSIAVETDGPIAQLVIDKPTAANALTPDDVLALVAAYEELDAAGAAKVIVLSGRGRGFCAGHDLRRPGAVEGSAGGPEPSGAAAGAQAGSAGEPESGVLDDWRGLRRSSRALLRMRDGDTPVLARVHGYCLGSGVDLMLMCDLAVATTTCRFSHPAIRAAGGTPNAMAYPSWIGTARTKEFLWVTPELTGIEAAAWGMVNRAVLPEELDDTVGEWAARIASLPKDNITIQRQHLRRIQDLAGFRQAIELGADLDTLAHTSSATSAWRSVIAEDGLPEAIRRRDQAFRHPRGG; from the coding sequence ATGAGGACCGGCAGCATCGCCGTCGAGACCGACGGCCCGATCGCTCAGTTGGTCATCGACAAGCCGACCGCCGCGAACGCGCTGACGCCTGACGACGTGCTGGCGCTCGTCGCGGCCTACGAGGAACTCGACGCGGCCGGCGCGGCCAAGGTGATCGTGCTGTCGGGCCGGGGCCGAGGCTTCTGCGCGGGTCACGACCTGCGGCGCCCCGGCGCCGTCGAGGGATCCGCCGGCGGCCCTGAGCCGTCCGGCGCGGCAGCCGGTGCGCAGGCCGGCTCGGCCGGCGAACCCGAGTCCGGCGTCCTGGACGACTGGCGCGGGCTGCGGCGGTCGAGCCGAGCGCTGTTGCGGATGCGCGACGGCGACACCCCGGTGCTGGCCCGGGTGCACGGCTACTGTCTGGGCAGCGGAGTGGACCTGATGCTCATGTGCGACCTCGCGGTGGCGACGACGACGTGCCGGTTCTCGCACCCGGCGATCCGGGCGGCCGGCGGTACGCCCAACGCCATGGCCTACCCGTCCTGGATCGGCACGGCGCGCACGAAGGAGTTCCTCTGGGTGACCCCGGAGCTGACCGGCATCGAGGCCGCGGCCTGGGGGATGGTCAACCGCGCCGTGCTGCCGGAGGAGCTCGACGACACGGTGGGGGAGTGGGCCGCGCGGATCGCGAGCCTGCCCAAGGACAACATCACGATCCAACGGCAGCACCTGCGCCGGATCCAGGACCTCGCCGGGTTCCGGCAGGCGATCGAGCTTGGCGCCGATCTGGACACTCTCGCGCACACCAGCAGCGCCACCAGCGCCTGGCGGTCCGTCATCGCCGAGGACGGCCTCCCCGAGGCGATCCGTCGCCGCGACCAGGCGTTCCGTCACCCTCGCGGCGGGTGA
- a CDS encoding cytochrome P450 has product MERDWTSIDNRLNDPLWYRERAEFLAAYRLLRDEDPVHWAKDEAYGRSFWFLTRHEHVKQALGDHMTFSSRHLWTVGRPPRSPRRFTLEQRYELGLEARVVNVDPPIHTYLRRPMNRYFSVPSIAKLTDQIQRYSDEVVDRARGLEKFDLVEEVAAQLPVRVILGMLGVPEEDWALVRNAAGMYTQSHDPRFLVDDDPVKTAETGLRQLIDYAMDLAEERKREPRDDFATVVTEMKIEGEKLSTYELRGWFSALILGGIETSRNAISAGLWQLLVHPDQREIFLSAPAGRALDLVDEVIRWTSPARSLLRVATRDVEMGGKEIRQGDWVLLSLISANHDERVFEDPGRFDLRRDPVDHVGLGDGIHKCLGRNLLRLEFTTLARTLLQAFPDMSCAGEPTWMLDVNGSGLASLEVRPYAAA; this is encoded by the coding sequence GTGGAACGAGACTGGACGAGCATCGACAACCGCCTGAACGATCCCCTCTGGTACCGCGAGCGTGCGGAGTTCCTCGCGGCCTACCGGCTTCTTCGCGACGAGGACCCGGTCCACTGGGCGAAGGATGAGGCGTATGGCCGGTCCTTCTGGTTTCTTACCCGGCATGAGCACGTCAAGCAGGCCCTGGGCGACCACATGACCTTCAGCAGCCGTCACCTGTGGACGGTCGGGCGGCCGCCCCGGTCGCCGCGCCGGTTCACGCTGGAACAGCGGTACGAGCTGGGCCTGGAAGCCCGCGTGGTCAACGTCGACCCACCCATCCACACCTACCTCCGGCGCCCGATGAACCGCTACTTCAGCGTCCCGTCGATCGCCAAGCTGACCGACCAGATCCAGCGGTACTCCGACGAGGTCGTCGACCGGGCGCGGGGCCTGGAGAAGTTCGACCTGGTCGAGGAGGTGGCCGCCCAGCTCCCCGTCCGGGTGATCCTGGGCATGCTCGGGGTTCCGGAGGAGGACTGGGCCCTCGTGCGGAACGCGGCCGGCATGTACACCCAGAGCCACGACCCACGCTTCCTCGTGGACGACGACCCGGTGAAGACCGCCGAGACCGGCCTGCGGCAGCTCATCGACTACGCCATGGACCTGGCCGAGGAGCGCAAGCGTGAGCCCAGGGACGACTTCGCCACGGTCGTGACCGAGATGAAGATCGAGGGCGAGAAACTCAGTACCTACGAGCTGCGCGGCTGGTTCAGCGCCCTGATCCTCGGCGGCATCGAGACCTCGCGCAACGCCATCAGCGCCGGCCTTTGGCAGCTGCTCGTGCATCCAGACCAGCGCGAGATCTTCCTGTCCGCGCCGGCGGGCCGGGCACTGGACCTGGTCGACGAGGTCATCCGGTGGACCAGCCCGGCGCGTTCCCTGCTGCGGGTGGCCACGCGTGACGTCGAGATGGGCGGCAAGGAGATCCGGCAGGGCGACTGGGTGCTGCTGTCCCTCATCTCGGCCAACCACGACGAACGCGTCTTCGAGGACCCGGGGCGGTTCGACCTGCGGCGCGACCCGGTCGACCATGTCGGCCTGGGCGACGGGATCCACAAGTGCCTGGGCCGGAACCTGCTCCGCCTCGAGTTCACGACCCTCGCCAGGACCCTTCTTCAGGCGTTCCCGGACATGAGCTGCGCCGGCGAGCCGACCTGGATGCTGGACGTGAACGGCTCGGGGCTGGCCTCGCTCGAGGTCCGTCCCTACGCGGCGGCCTGA
- a CDS encoding SDR family NAD(P)-dependent oxidoreductase → MSDELAGKVAVITGATRGLGRAMAFAFAEAGATVVVASRKADACDGVAAEITAATGRAALPVPCHVGHWPACQALVETVVDRLGHLDVLVNNAGMSPLYPSLPEVTEDLYDKVLAVNLKGPFRLSVLAAEHMAGLPDGGSIVSVSSIAAGRPKAHELPYGIAKAGLHALSTGIAHAYGPKVRANVIMAGPFLTDVARSWDMAAFTERAQREIPLQRAGRPEEIVGAALYLAGPASSFTSGAVLKVDGGLLWSPS, encoded by the coding sequence GTGAGCGACGAGCTGGCCGGGAAGGTCGCGGTGATCACCGGGGCGACCCGGGGCCTCGGCCGGGCCATGGCGTTCGCCTTCGCCGAGGCCGGCGCGACCGTCGTCGTCGCCAGCCGCAAGGCCGACGCCTGCGACGGCGTCGCCGCCGAGATCACCGCGGCCACCGGCCGCGCCGCGCTGCCCGTCCCGTGCCACGTCGGGCACTGGCCGGCCTGCCAGGCGCTCGTCGAGACCGTCGTGGACCGGCTCGGCCACCTCGACGTGCTGGTCAACAACGCCGGGATGTCGCCCCTCTACCCGTCGCTGCCCGAGGTCACCGAGGACCTCTACGACAAGGTGCTCGCCGTCAACCTGAAGGGCCCGTTCCGGCTGTCGGTGCTCGCCGCCGAGCACATGGCCGGGCTGCCGGACGGCGGCAGCATCGTCAGTGTCAGCAGCATCGCCGCCGGCCGGCCCAAGGCGCACGAGCTGCCCTACGGGATCGCCAAGGCGGGCCTGCACGCGCTGTCGACCGGGATCGCGCACGCCTACGGGCCGAAGGTCCGCGCGAACGTCATCATGGCCGGGCCGTTCCTGACCGACGTGGCCAGGTCGTGGGACATGGCGGCCTTCACCGAGCGGGCCCAGCGGGAGATTCCGCTCCAGCGGGCCGGGCGGCCGGAGGAGATCGTGGGCGCCGCGCTCTACCTGGCCGGACCCGCGTCGAGCTTCACGTCCGGCGCGGTCCTCAAGGTCGACGGCGGGCTGCTGTGGAGCCCCTCGTGA
- a CDS encoding NAD(P)/FAD-dependent oxidoreductase, giving the protein MTPSPSADGTYDVVVVGGGHAGTQVVTELVAAGFDGRIALVEAGARRPYERPPLSKGLLKGDVEEGQLDLRADAFWQNAGVELRTDQTVVLVDAGRGLVETSRGATLRFGRLVWAAGGSPRRLDLPGFTLAGVHQLASIDDALRLRAAIRAGGRFVLVGGGFIGLEVAAACAEAGVATHVLERADRLLERVTGPEVSDYFRRLHEGAGVEISLGADVVGFESGDGATVSAVALASGESVPADRVLVAVGLVPNVEPLRRAGASVTDGLDVDAAGATSLPRVFAAGDCARFPHARRGPTRLESINNAVEQAKVIAANILGGEPRAAYAPVPRFWSNQYATRFKSVGLVGRDDERLVRGDATSASFSVVYLHDGAVTALDCVNNTRDYVAGAKVLGARLATDLARDPARPLAEAVLPA; this is encoded by the coding sequence GTGACGCCGAGCCCGTCCGCGGACGGCACCTACGACGTGGTCGTCGTGGGCGGTGGCCACGCGGGAACACAGGTCGTGACCGAGCTGGTGGCCGCCGGCTTCGACGGCCGGATCGCGCTCGTCGAGGCCGGCGCGCGCCGGCCGTACGAGCGGCCGCCCCTGTCCAAGGGCCTGCTCAAGGGCGACGTCGAGGAGGGCCAGCTCGACCTGCGGGCCGACGCGTTCTGGCAGAACGCGGGCGTCGAGCTCCGCACGGACCAGACAGTGGTCCTGGTCGACGCCGGCCGCGGCCTGGTGGAGACGAGCCGCGGCGCGACGCTGCGGTTCGGCCGGCTCGTCTGGGCGGCCGGTGGCAGCCCGCGCCGCCTGGACCTGCCGGGCTTCACGCTCGCGGGGGTTCACCAGCTCGCCTCGATCGACGACGCGCTTCGGCTCAGGGCGGCGATCAGGGCGGGCGGGCGGTTCGTCCTGGTCGGCGGCGGGTTCATCGGCCTGGAGGTGGCGGCGGCGTGCGCCGAGGCGGGCGTCGCGACGCACGTTCTCGAGCGTGCGGACCGGCTTCTGGAACGCGTCACCGGCCCCGAGGTGTCCGACTACTTCCGCCGGCTGCACGAAGGCGCCGGGGTCGAGATCTCCCTCGGCGCGGACGTGGTGGGCTTCGAGTCGGGCGACGGCGCGACGGTCTCGGCCGTCGCGCTCGCGTCCGGGGAGTCCGTCCCCGCCGACCGGGTGCTCGTCGCGGTCGGCCTCGTGCCCAACGTCGAGCCGCTGCGGCGGGCCGGCGCCAGCGTCACCGACGGCCTGGACGTCGACGCGGCGGGGGCGACGAGCCTCCCGCGCGTCTTCGCGGCCGGCGACTGCGCCCGGTTCCCGCACGCGCGGCGCGGTCCGACCCGGCTGGAGTCGATCAACAACGCGGTCGAACAGGCGAAGGTCATCGCCGCGAACATCCTGGGCGGCGAGCCGCGGGCGGCCTACGCCCCGGTGCCCAGGTTCTGGTCGAACCAGTACGCGACGAGGTTCAAGTCGGTCGGGCTGGTCGGGCGGGACGACGAGCGGCTGGTCCGCGGCGACGCCACGTCCGCCAGCTTCAGCGTCGTCTACCTCCACGACGGAGCCGTCACCGCGCTCGACTGTGTGAACAACACGCGTGACTACGTGGCCGGCGCGAAGGTTCTCGGCGCCCGGCTCGCGACGGACCTGGCCCGCGACCCGGCCCGCCCGTTGGCCGAGGCCGTGCTACCAGCCTGA
- a CDS encoding 2Fe-2S iron-sulfur cluster-binding protein, which yields MSIKVTFRLADGSARVVVAEPGTSVMRVAVENGVPGIVGECGGEMSCATCHVHVDPDLAFRSMSADEEDMLEAVDDRLPTSRLGCQLILRDELGEIAVTVPS from the coding sequence ATGTCGATCAAAGTGACCTTCCGCCTCGCCGACGGCTCGGCCCGTGTCGTGGTGGCCGAGCCCGGCACCAGCGTCATGCGCGTCGCCGTGGAGAACGGCGTCCCGGGCATCGTCGGCGAGTGCGGCGGCGAGATGTCCTGCGCCACCTGCCACGTCCACGTCGACCCCGACCTCGCGTTTCGGTCCATGAGCGCCGACGAGGAGGACATGCTGGAGGCCGTCGACGACCGGCTGCCGACCAGCCGCCTCGGCTGCCAGCTCATCCTGCGCGACGAGCTCGGCGAGATCGCGGTGACGGTCCCGTCGTGA
- a CDS encoding phosphotransferase family protein: MSVDAARYGVDLAALAGWLRREGVAAGPVEVVEAISGGTQNVLLRLRAGGADYVLRRPPVHKKPRDDDTMRREMRLLAALAGTDVPHPAYVAGCADPAVLGAAFYLMAPLDGANPNVALPPGYVAEPRWRHQLGLEVAATAARVGDVDYAAIGLADFGRAEGYLDRQVTRWLRQLESYRELAGYPPDRRPPHVDEIGRWLADRKPAAFTPGLIHGDFHLANVMVAHDRPEVIGVIDWELSTLGDPLIDLGWLLATWPDGDPRAPGVKGAEPWDGFPTPAELVESYARTTTRPVGHVEWYTVLACFKLGVILEGTYARARAGLAPAPLGERFRQASRNALSRAWSIVDG; this comes from the coding sequence GTGAGCGTCGACGCGGCTCGCTACGGTGTCGATCTGGCGGCGCTGGCCGGCTGGCTGCGCCGGGAGGGCGTCGCGGCCGGGCCGGTCGAGGTCGTCGAGGCGATCTCCGGCGGGACGCAGAACGTGCTGCTGCGGCTGCGCGCGGGCGGCGCCGACTACGTGCTGCGCCGGCCGCCGGTGCACAAGAAGCCCCGCGACGACGACACGATGCGCCGCGAGATGCGGCTGCTGGCCGCGCTCGCGGGGACGGATGTGCCACACCCGGCCTACGTCGCCGGCTGCGCCGACCCGGCGGTCCTCGGCGCGGCCTTCTACCTGATGGCGCCGCTGGACGGGGCCAACCCGAACGTCGCGCTGCCGCCCGGGTACGTCGCCGAGCCGCGGTGGCGTCACCAGCTGGGGCTGGAGGTCGCGGCCACGGCCGCCCGCGTCGGCGACGTCGACTACGCGGCGATCGGGCTGGCCGACTTCGGCCGCGCCGAGGGCTACCTCGACCGGCAGGTCACGCGCTGGCTGCGTCAGCTCGAGTCCTACCGGGAGCTGGCGGGCTACCCACCGGACCGGCGGCCGCCGCACGTCGACGAGATCGGGCGCTGGCTCGCCGACCGCAAGCCGGCGGCCTTCACCCCGGGCCTGATCCACGGCGACTTCCACCTGGCCAACGTGATGGTGGCGCACGACCGCCCGGAGGTCATCGGCGTCATCGACTGGGAGCTGTCGACCCTCGGCGACCCGCTGATCGACCTCGGCTGGCTGCTCGCGACCTGGCCGGACGGCGACCCGCGGGCGCCCGGCGTCAAGGGGGCCGAGCCCTGGGACGGCTTCCCCACCCCGGCTGAGCTGGTCGAGAGCTACGCCAGGACCACCACCAGGCCGGTTGGCCACGTCGAGTGGTACACGGTCCTCGCCTGCTTCAAGCTGGGCGTCATCCTGGAGGGCACCTACGCCCGTGCCCGCGCCGGGCTAGCGCCAGCGCCACTCGGCGAGCGGTTCCGCCAGGCGTCGCGCAACGCGCTCAGCCGCGCCTGGTCCATCGTCGACGGGTAG